A window from Temnothorax longispinosus isolate EJ_2023e chromosome 1, Tlon_JGU_v1, whole genome shotgun sequence encodes these proteins:
- the LOC139821115 gene encoding uncharacterized protein translates to MSNEKRDEIRQLILALLVSRKGATAIPVLERDYYNAENTRIPYRLFGYSNLVEFLQSFPEHFIVEQYNGGHYVRGIPSEKSKHVSSLVSRQRMREPPRARYIQPRFRPPFNRRPHHYARPVQEFHIAPDMLCQLLQHIKDNPNGVSLQDAVTIVQRSVPYVSISAQQLRGQLQLLSHQLRLDGNMIFPILSNDSHNAAQQQLPMEEPQLPSKSLIDSESPPTPTVCPAGQEDYENGIEYFSDDDFLPADSASNCQRRAETNGEISDREAFAMMNGNGNTEMRTADVDMSQLISDRIKSRLKELMRKHPDGIWCPDLPNLYLREYKVCLNYVQLGFDSVREFASYLPQIFYMTQVDKMDDFMLYSADKRPVVPEPIDIAQTLRNYEDNPPFPSDVSPTIARIFAPNDVMNYDDKVDKISVVELKRNRKYLGVYVIEVFHPNFFWIHLRENQRHFDKMMDELSDFYEHNKSTYIIAKIALKKDLNCACIYANRWHRAIIRSVKPDFRVTVFFYDYGTMKTYTSEDVYYLHKKFAYLPAQAIPCGLYKIKPSVGDRWKRSVAEKFSEKIEDTLLAATIVTIDPEHNSMMVILTDTSEEEDVRINDWLVNERLAQVGNTADAVDMASIMKYVRNNLNQLPTYCFAEENLMPDNCCKATSTEETFEVPLVSPKSTLHYDSHHQQQPVRPPPGFPPLGEQRVPPNLSSTNFQNGYSFANTMNAKASVFNNAEATTNPFLTDELIYDNAKQIYMSLWNESKKLQSSVTDILYELLKPSIAFKDLIQLHKILTIMENVLLEQKSDCSTGTKTPSTPNPASGTTLNDAGSAPKASYNLNSETFTKDFNANTISMSNPFGANGDDRPQSNAAFSSYSSDGFTFKTNWNQSDELNPHMQMPSPQMPPPTGSPAPPTFINHIPPVSTFIPNTNQNDENVPVTPVSPAIPTSASSNSSEFLETVNTQFANMLKDTNPFKFYMTNRMQVPETQNERTFYNYDADITSYFSAKNPQNSHAPKTETVNIHAGSTCFTPAGHVGENYTPRIVYEAGPVMYNTQKKQADANARQNTCSNNLDNILNAHVSENYTPKMVYESGPVMYNTQKQQVNADARQNTCSNNSDNIQNAQSRELRQDKKPTSQAANDIAASYTQQHKVTNQITRDNPQVDENYVTRPPAYYTQGSQPIIKGEPTYYQQNSNVNNLRQPVSSQSWTQTEVPEYWANLKFQNSVPVSNHNENPAFGTPTTFFRQDWNCDNGRRFAPREMTEATDSSNIFKFKDSHDKERPIDSYAKSCNIEHGSVQQRTRDIDSFVFQKIDSVKGVTFIFNIEQDGWILTCEFVEAFTNLKLQSRLLATLEAMNIKVIFKEIQRSEYPVQFSQLDRYSLNVPRDSEKRIVSISLISLQSALALLHRLKIVSREEIGNAFKKNEFLDGSILSTLWMLIVTYRDLRRRILLCSNYI, encoded by the exons ATGAGCAACGAGAAACGTGACGAGATCCGCCAGCTTATCTTGGCGTTATTGGTCTCCCGGAAAGGCGCCACAGCTATACCGGTTCTAGAGAGAGACTATTATAATGCAGAGAACACCCGTATACCGTATCGTCTATTCGGTTATTCCAATTTAGTGGAATTTCTCCAAAGTTTCCCGGAACATTTCATTGTCGAGCAGTACAACGGCGGTCACTACGTACGCGGGATTCCGTCGGAGAAAAGTAAGCACGTCAGCTCATTGGTGTCACGTCAGAGGATGAGAGAGCCCCCGAGAGCCAGATACATCCAACCCCGTTTTCGTCCGCCATTTAATCGGCGTCCACATCATTACGCGAGGCCAGTGCAGGAATTTCACATCGCGCCTGACATGTTATGTCAGCTTCTGCAACATATCAAAGACAATCCAAACGGTGTGAGTCTGCAGGACGCTGTGACGATCGTACAGCGGTCAGTGCCATACGTCAGTATTTCTGCACAGCAATTACGGGGGCAATTACAATTGCTGTCGCATCAGTTGCGCCTGGATGGCAACATGATTTTTCCGATCTTGAGTAACGATTCGCATAACGCGGCCCAGCAGCAGCTTCCGATGGAAGAGCCACAGTTGCCGAGCAAATCACTGATCGACTCGGAATCGCCTCCGACACCAACTGTATGTCCTGCCGGACAAGAGGATTACGAGAATGGTATAGAGTATTTTAGTGATGACGATTTTCTGCCAGCTGATTCTGCCAGTAACTGTCAGAGACGTGCAGAAACGAACGGGGAAATAAGTGATAGGGAAGCCTTTGCCATGATGAATGGTAACGGCAACACGGAAATGAGGACTGCCGACGTTGATATGTCCCAACTGATAAGTGATAGAATAAAGTCGCGACTGAAGGAACTGATGCGGAAACATCCGGACGGCATTTGGTGTCCCGATCTGCCCAACTTATACTTACGCGAGTACAAGGTGTGCCTGAATTACGTCCAGTTGGGCTTTGACAGTGTGCGCGAATTCGCGTCTTACCTGCCGCAAATCTTCTACATGACGCAGGTTGACAAGATGGATGATTTCATGCTTTATAGCGCGGACAAGAGGCCAGTGGTTCCAGAGCCTATTGATATAGCGCAAACTTTGCGTAATTACGAGGATAATCCACCGTTTCCATCAGATGTT TCTCCTACCATTGCCAGGATCTTCGCTCCTAATGACGTGATGAATTATGACGATAAAGTTGACAAAATATCGGTGGTTGAATTAAAACGCAACAGAAAATACTTGGGGGTATATGTTATAGAAGTGTTTcatccaaactttttttggaTACATCTTCGAGAAAATCAAAgacattttgataaaatgatGGATGAACTATC GGACTTCTACGAGCATAACAAAAGTACATATATCATTGCCAAAATTGCCTTGAAAAAGGACCTGAATTGTGCGTGCATTTACGCCAATAGGTGGCACCGAGCGATCATTAGGAGTGTAAAACCAGATTTTCGAGTAACG gTATTCTTTTATGATTATGGTACTATGAAGACATATACATCCGAGGatgtatattatttgcataaaaagtTTGCCTATTTACCGGCTCAAGCAATACCTTGCGGCTTATATAAGATTAAACCAAGTGTGGGTGATCGCTGGAAAAGGAGCGTAGCTGAAAAATTCAGCGAAAAGATTGAGGATACTCTTCTAGCTGCCACCATAGTTACTATTGATCCTGAg CACAATTCCATGATGGTCATTTTGACCGATACAAGCGAAGAAGAGGATGTGCGTATAAACGATTGGTTAGTGAATGAGAGACTAGCGCAAGTGGGTAACACG GCTGATGCCGTCGACATGGCTAGCATAATGAAGTATGTGCGAAACAATTTGAACCAATTACCAACATATTGCTTCGCGGAGGAGAACCTGATGCCCGACAACTGCTGCAAAGCAACATCGACAGAGGAGACGTTCGAGGTACCTTTGGTTTCCCCGAAATCAACGCTACATTATGACAGTCATCATCAGCAACAGCCAGTGAGACCGCCACCAGGTTTTCCGCCTCTCGGTGAACAACGCGTTCCGCCTAACTTATCATCGACAAACTTCCAGAACGGTTATTCCTTCGCGAATACGATGAACGCTAAGGCGTCGGTCTTTAACAACGCGGAGGCGACGACGAATCCGTTCCTGACTGACGAACTTATTTATGATAATGCCAAACAGATATACATGTCACTCTGGAATGAGAGCAAGAAGCTGCAGAGTAGCGTGACTGATATCCTCTATGAGCTGCTAAAACCTTCAATCGCATTCAAGGATCTGATTCAGTTGCACAAAATTTTGACGATTATGGAGAATGTTTTATTAGAACAAAAAAGTGATTGTTCCACTGGCACGAAAACTCCGTCAACGCCCAATCCTGCGAGCGGGACGACATTGAACGATGCTGGTTCCGCGCCGAAGGCGtcgtataatttaaatagtGAAACTTTCACGAAGGACTTCAATGCAAATACTATCTCGATGTCAAATCCGTTTGGCGCGAACGGCGATGACAGACCACAGAGTAACGCCGCGTTTTCGAGTTACAGCTCAGACggttttacttttaaaaccAACTGGAATCAATCGGACGAGCTCAATCCGCATATGCAAATGCCTTCTCCGCAAATGCCTCCTCCAACTGGTAGTCCTGCACCTCCAACATTCATTAATCACATACCACCAGTTAGTACCTTCATTCCAAACACCAATCAGAATGACGAAAACGTTCCTGTTACGCCAGTATCTCCAGCGATCCCAACGAGTGCTAGCAGTAATTCCTCGGAATTTCTGGAGACCGTAAATACTCAGTTCGCCAATATGCTCAAAGATACAAATCCCTTCAAGTTTTATATGACTAACAGGATGCAGGTACCGGAGACGCAGAATGAGCGTACGTTTTATAACTACGATGCTGATATCACATCGTATTTCTCGGCAAAAAATCCACAGAACAGCCACGCTCCAAAAACGGAAACTGTGAATATTCACGCGGGGAGCACATGCTTTACGCCTGCGGGACATGTCGGTGAAAACTACACTCCGAGAATCGTCTACGAAGCCGGTCCGGTAATGTATAATACGCAGAAGAAGCAAGCGGACGCAAACGCAAGGCAAAATACATGCAGCAATAATCTCGATAACATTCTGAATGCTCATGTCAGTGAAAATTACACTCCGAAAATGGTCTATGAATCCGGCCCGGTAATGTATAATACGCAGAAGCAGCAAGTAAACGCAGATGCAAGGCAAAACACATGCAGTAATAATTCCGATAACATTCAGAACGCTCAATCTCGCGAATTAAGACAAGATAAGAAACCGACATCGCAGGCTGCGAACGATATTGCTGCTTCGTACACGCAGCAGCACAAAGTGACAAATCAGATAACGAGAGATAACCCGCAAGTTGACGAGAACTATGTCACTCGACCACCGGCATATTACACGCAGGGCTCACAGCCGATAATAAAAGGTGAACCGACTTATTACCAGCAAAACAGTAACGTGAACAATTTGCGACAACCTGTGTCGTCGCAATCTTGGACTCAAACCGAGGTTCCAGAATATTGGGCCAATTTAAAGTTCCAAAATAGCGTTCCTGTATCGAATCACAATGAGAACCCTGCGTTTGGCACACCGACTACTTTCTTCCGTCAAGACTGGAACTGCGATAACGGCAGAAGGTTCGCACCTCGAGAGATGACTGAAGCGACCGATTcgagcaatatttttaaatttaaagacaGCCACGACAAAGAGAGGCCAATAGATAGTTATGCGAAGTCCTGCAACATCGAACATGGATCCGTTCAGCAGAGAACTCGTGACATCGACTCTTTTGTATTCCAGAAAATTG ACTCAGTTAAAGGTGTGacgtttatatttaacatcgaACAGGATGGTTGGATACTGACATGCGAGTTTGTAGAGGCCTTTACGAATCTCAAGTTGCAATCTCGTTTATTGGCCACATTAGAAGCGatgaatataaaagttattttcaaagaaatcCAGAGATCTGAATATCCAGTACAATTTTCACAATTGGACAG GTATTCCCTAAATGTTCCCCGTGATTCTGAAAAACGGATTGTCTCCATTAGTTTAATTTCGTTGCAATCCGCGTTGGCATTATTGCACAGACTGAAAATAGTCTCGCGTGAAGAAATAGGGaatgcttttaaaaaaaacgagTTTCTGGACGGTTCCATTCTATCTACTTTGTGG atgTTGATTGTCACTTATCGCGACTTGAGACGACGTATTCTACTAtgttcaaattatatatga
- the Agpat1 gene encoding 1-acyl-sn-glycerol-3-phosphate acyltransferase alpha yields MPPSCFEVILVGFILVLPFLYETSRTFRYYFKFLIYYGIVMVNAVLLMPVISLRPGNVKNFLLASSLCHHISALLGLRWELRGREHLEKNRACIIVANHQSSLDILGMFDLWPVMDKCTVVAKKEIFYAWPVGLAAWLCGLIFIDRMNSEKARSALNTATKEITEKKIKLWIFPEGTRHNTGEIHPFKKGAFHVAIRSQLPILPVVFSSYYFLSAEEKRFDSGHILVTTLPPISTEGLSTDNVEELIEKTRSAMSEVFHATSREIQQSLSVR; encoded by the exons ATGCCTCCGTCGTGCTTCGAGGTGATCCTCGTCGGCTTCATCCTCGTGCTGCCGTTCCTGTACGAGACCAGCCGCACCTTCCGCTACTACTTCAAGTTCCTCATCTACTACGGCATCGTGATGGTGAACGCGGTCCTCCTCATGCCCGTCATCTCGCTGCGGCCCGGCAACGTCAAGAATTTCCT GCTGGCATCGTCGTTATGCCATCACATAAGTGCTCTGCTAGGTCTGCGATGGGAGCTGCGAGGAAGGGAGCACTTGGAGAAGAACAGGGCATGTATAATCGTGGCGAACCACCAGAGCTCGCTAGACATCTTGGGGATGTTCGATCTCTGGCCGGTGATGGACAAGTGCACCGTCGTTGCCAAGAAGGAAATCTTCTATGCATGGCCGGTCGGCCTGGCCGCGTGGTTGTGCGGCCTGATTTTCATCGACAGAATGAACTCCGAAAAAGCGCGATCCGCCCTCAACACCGCCACGAAGGAGATCACGGAGAAGAAG ATCAAGCTGTGGATATTCCCCGAGGGCACCAGGCACAACACCGGTGAGATACATCCGTTTAAGAAGGGTGCCTTCCACGTCGCGATCAGGTCGCAGTTACCCATACTACCAGTTGTATTCTCctcttattatttcttatccGCGGAAGAGAAAAGATTTGACTCCG GACACATCCTCGTGACGACATTGCCGCCCATCTCAACCGAGGGACTCAGTACGGACAACGTGGaagaattaatagaaaaaacgCGAAGCGCCATGAGTGAGGTGTTTCACGCGACGAGTCGCGAGATTCAACAGTCCCTTTCTGTCCGGTAA
- the LOC139821163 gene encoding ATP synthase membrane subunit K, mitochondrial: MAEGEEKLTGLAKHFNSQTMYGRANVTKATYAGIGLIVLYFYIRSKSKKT, translated from the exons ATGGCCGAGGGCGAAGAGAAGCTCACGGGTTTGGCGAAACACTTCAACAGCCAAACCATGTACGGTCGGGCGAAC GTGACAAAGGCGACGTACGCTGGTATAGGATTGATCGTCTTGTACTTCTATATAAGGTCGAAGAGCAAAAAGACGTAG